A genomic window from Exiguobacterium acetylicum DSM 20416 includes:
- the adhE gene encoding bifunctional acetaldehyde-CoA/alcohol dehydrogenase, whose product MAVKEKTKSTATPVEQAVGQIVEKGQRALQELLTFDQEKIDTIVRDMALAGLERHVELARLAAEETGRGVFEDKMIKNIFATEYIYNSLRHEKTVGILEEDVQNGITYIAEPVGVVCGVTPVTNPTSTTMFKALIAIKTRNPIVFAFHPSAQRCSVEAAKTLRDAAIKAGAPKDCIQWVEEPSLEATKVLMNHEKIAMVLATGGAGMVKSAYSTGKPALGVGPGNVPCYIEQSAKVKRAVSDLVLSKTFDNGMICASEQAVIVDQEIYATVRAEMEALGCYFCTPEEKQRLESLVIKTDTCAVNADIVGKPATWIAEKAGIDVPETTVMLVAELEHVGAAEPLSHEKLSPVLGAYRVASTEEAFTIAEQMLEIGGLGHTAVIHTTNDDLMTAFGLRMKACRILVNSPSAHGGIGDLYNELTPSLTLGCGSYGKNSVSENVTAKHLLNVKKVARRRVNMQWFKVPEKIYFEKNSVQYLRSMTDVSRVMIVTDPTMVQFGYADKVIQNLPQSVSYRIFDQVEPDPSVTTVQTGAQAMRDFKPDLIIALGGGSAMDAAKGMWLFYEQPNETFSNLRQKFLDIRKRAYQFPTLGRQAKFVAIPTTSGTGSEVTPFTVITDKEKNVKYPIADYALTPDVAIVDPEFVMTVPASITADTGMDVLTHATEAYVSVLANDYTDGLALKAIKMIFEYLPRAYANGSDAEAREKVHNASTMAGMAFANAFLGINHSIAHKIGGEFHTPHGRTNAILMPHVIRYNASRPTKLAAFPKYESFVADERYADIARYLGLPAATTEQGVESLIQAVADLGQRLNIKMSFKAQGIQKADFEAKLDKMAVDAFEDQCTTANPKMPLVAELRTIMEQAYEGI is encoded by the coding sequence ATGGCTGTGAAAGAAAAAACAAAATCGACGGCAACACCAGTCGAACAAGCAGTTGGACAAATCGTTGAAAAAGGGCAACGTGCATTACAAGAATTACTGACATTCGATCAAGAAAAAATCGATACGATCGTCCGGGATATGGCACTTGCCGGACTTGAACGGCATGTCGAACTCGCTCGTCTCGCTGCAGAAGAGACGGGACGCGGTGTCTTTGAAGATAAGATGATTAAAAACATTTTTGCGACAGAATACATCTACAACAGTCTACGTCATGAAAAAACAGTTGGGATTTTAGAAGAAGATGTCCAAAACGGCATCACATATATCGCTGAACCCGTCGGTGTCGTCTGTGGTGTCACACCGGTCACGAACCCGACATCAACGACGATGTTCAAAGCATTGATTGCGATCAAGACACGCAACCCGATCGTCTTCGCATTCCATCCATCGGCACAACGTTGTTCCGTTGAAGCAGCGAAAACACTCCGCGACGCAGCCATCAAAGCAGGTGCGCCAAAAGACTGTATTCAATGGGTCGAAGAACCATCACTTGAAGCAACGAAAGTCTTGATGAACCATGAAAAAATCGCGATGGTCCTTGCGACAGGTGGAGCGGGAATGGTCAAATCAGCGTATTCAACAGGTAAACCGGCACTCGGTGTTGGACCAGGGAACGTTCCGTGTTACATCGAACAGTCAGCGAAAGTCAAACGGGCAGTCAGCGATCTCGTTCTCTCAAAAACGTTTGATAACGGAATGATTTGTGCGTCTGAGCAAGCTGTCATCGTCGACCAAGAGATTTATGCGACGGTTCGTGCGGAAATGGAAGCACTCGGTTGTTACTTCTGTACACCGGAAGAAAAACAACGTCTCGAATCACTCGTCATCAAAACCGATACATGTGCCGTCAATGCGGACATCGTCGGGAAACCAGCGACATGGATCGCGGAGAAAGCCGGCATCGACGTTCCGGAAACAACGGTCATGCTCGTCGCGGAACTCGAGCACGTCGGAGCAGCAGAACCATTGTCTCATGAAAAACTCAGTCCGGTCCTCGGTGCGTACCGCGTTGCATCAACTGAAGAAGCGTTCACGATTGCCGAACAGATGCTTGAAATTGGTGGTCTCGGTCATACAGCTGTCATTCATACGACGAACGATGATTTGATGACAGCGTTCGGACTCCGCATGAAAGCCTGCCGGATCCTTGTCAACAGTCCATCTGCTCACGGTGGGATCGGTGATCTGTACAACGAGTTGACACCATCATTGACACTCGGTTGCGGATCATACGGGAAAAACTCTGTATCTGAAAACGTGACAGCGAAGCACTTACTCAACGTCAAGAAGGTGGCGAGACGACGCGTGAACATGCAATGGTTCAAGGTTCCTGAAAAAATCTACTTCGAAAAGAACTCTGTTCAGTACTTGCGGTCGATGACAGACGTCTCACGTGTCATGATCGTGACTGATCCAACGATGGTACAGTTCGGGTATGCCGATAAAGTAATTCAAAACTTACCACAGTCCGTCAGTTACCGGATCTTCGACCAAGTCGAACCAGATCCATCGGTGACGACTGTTCAGACAGGTGCTCAAGCGATGCGTGATTTCAAGCCTGACTTGATCATTGCTCTTGGTGGTGGTTCAGCAATGGATGCTGCAAAAGGAATGTGGCTCTTCTACGAACAACCGAACGAAACGTTCTCGAACTTACGTCAAAAATTCCTCGATATTCGCAAACGGGCGTATCAATTCCCGACACTTGGTCGTCAAGCGAAGTTCGTCGCGATTCCGACGACTTCTGGTACAGGTTCAGAAGTGACACCGTTCACCGTCATCACGGATAAAGAGAAAAATGTCAAATACCCGATTGCTGACTATGCATTGACACCTGACGTCGCAATCGTTGATCCGGAATTCGTCATGACCGTTCCAGCTTCGATCACTGCTGATACCGGAATGGATGTCTTGACGCATGCGACAGAAGCATACGTCTCGGTGCTTGCAAACGACTACACGGATGGACTGGCACTGAAAGCAATCAAGATGATCTTTGAGTACTTGCCACGAGCATATGCTAACGGATCAGACGCCGAAGCACGCGAAAAAGTGCATAACGCGTCAACGATGGCAGGGATGGCATTCGCGAACGCCTTCCTTGGAATCAACCACTCGATCGCGCACAAAATCGGTGGTGAATTCCACACGCCACACGGACGGACGAACGCGATCCTGATGCCGCACGTCATTCGCTATAACGCGTCACGTCCAACAAAACTAGCAGCATTCCCGAAATATGAATCATTCGTTGCCGATGAACGGTATGCCGACATCGCACGCTACCTCGGTCTTCCGGCAGCAACGACGGAACAAGGGGTCGAATCACTCATTCAAGCAGTTGCCGATCTCGGACAACGTCTCAACATCAAGATGTCATTCAAGGCGCAAGGCATTCAAAAAGCAGACTTCGAGGCAAAACTCGACAAGATGGCAGTTGATGCTTTCGAAGATCAATGTACGACAGCGAATCCAAAGATGCCGCTTGTTGCTGAATTACGGACGATCATGGAACAAGCGTACGAAGGCATCTAA
- a CDS encoding beta-class carbonic anhydrase encodes MSVVQEMLAFNERFVAEKQYEQFVSDKFPDKKVVILTCMDARLTELLPHALGLKNGDAKIIKNAGAILSHPFGSVMRSILVALYALGAEEVVVIGHHDCGMSTIDPKHMINEMKDRGIDQQILHTLEVSGVDLNQWLRGFTSVQESVAHSVSLVKNHPLLPPGTNVHGLVIDPATGKLDIVDC; translated from the coding sequence ATGTCAGTTGTACAGGAAATGCTAGCCTTCAACGAGCGATTCGTCGCCGAAAAACAGTATGAGCAGTTCGTCTCGGATAAGTTCCCAGATAAAAAGGTCGTCATCCTGACGTGTATGGATGCCCGCTTGACGGAGCTCCTCCCACATGCACTTGGTCTTAAGAACGGGGATGCGAAAATCATCAAAAATGCCGGTGCTATCCTATCGCACCCATTCGGCTCCGTCATGCGCTCGATTCTCGTTGCGTTGTATGCTCTTGGCGCTGAAGAAGTCGTCGTCATCGGTCACCACGACTGTGGCATGAGCACAATTGATCCTAAACACATGATCAACGAGATGAAGGATCGAGGAATCGACCAACAGATTCTTCACACACTCGAAGTATCCGGTGTTGATTTGAATCAATGGTTGCGTGGTTTCACGTCGGTTCAAGAAAGCGTTGCTCACTCAGTCAGCCTCGTGAAGAACCATCCGTTATTGCCACCTGGGACGAACGTTCACGGACTCGTCATCGACCCGGCTACTGGTAAACTCGACATCGTCGATTGCTGA